The Penaeus vannamei isolate JL-2024 chromosome 16, ASM4276789v1, whole genome shotgun sequence genome includes a window with the following:
- the LOC138864434 gene encoding spermidine/spermine N(1)-acetyltransferase-like protein 1: protein MGARWCGCLYGIEFNRLDQPFGVLHRVGIHEPDLSQPLGVIHRAGFHKPDLSQPLGVIHRAGIHKPDLSQPLGVIHRAGIHKPDLSQPSGVIHRAGIQKPDLSQPLGVIHRAGIHKPDFSQPSGVIHRAGFHKPDLSRPLGVIHRAGIQKPDLSQPLGVIHRAGIHKPDFSQPSGVIHRAGFHKPDLSQPLGVIHRAGIHKPDLSQPLGVIHRAGFHKPDLSQPLGVIHRAGIHKPDLSQPLGVIHRAGIHKPDLSQPLGVIHRAGIHKPDLSRPLGVIHRAGIHKPDLSRPLGVIHRAGIHKPDLSQPLGVIHRAGIHKPDLSQPSGVIHRAGIQKPDLSQPLGVIHRAGIHKPDLSQPLGVIHRAGIHKPDLSQPLGVIHRAGIHKPDLSQPSGVIHRAGIQKPDLSQPLGVIHRAGIHKPDLSRPLGVIHRAGIHKPDLSRPLGVIHRAGIHKPDLSQPLGVIHQAGFHKPEFNPMLSIHRLDKLTFRNDTPIRL, encoded by the exons ATGGGGGCGCGTTGGTGTGGCTGCTTGTACGGAATAGAG TTTAACCGACTTGACCAACCCTTTGGAGTGCTACATCGTGTCGGCATTCACGAACCAGACTTAAGCCAGCCTTTAGGAGTGATACATCGAGCTGGCTTTCACAAACCAGACTTAAGCCAGCCTTTAGGAGTGATACATCGAGCTGGCATCCATAAACCAGACTTAAGCCAGCCTTTAGGAGTGATACATCGAGCTGGCATCCATAAACCAGACTTAAGCCAGCCTTCAGGAGTGATACATCGAGCTGGCATCCAAAAACCAGACTTAAGCCAGCCTTTAGGAGTGATACATCGAGCTGGCATCCATAAACCAGACTTCAGCCAGCCTTCAGGAGTGATACATCGAGCTGGCTTTCACAAACCAGACTTAAGCCGGCCTTTAGGAGTGATACATCGAGCTGGCATCCAAAAACCAGACTTAAGCCAGCCTTTAGGAGTCATACATCGAGCTGGCATCCATAAACCAGACTTCAGCCAGCCTTCAGGAGTGATACATCGAGCTGGCTTTCACAAACCAGACTTAAGCCAGCCTTTAGGAGTGATACATCGAGCTGGCATCCATAAACCAGACTTAAGCCAGCCTTTAGGAGTGATACATCGAGCTGGCTTTCACAAACCAGACTTAAGCCAGCCTTTAGGAGTGATACATCGAGCTGGCATCCATAAACCAGACTTAAGCCAGCCTTTAGGAGTGATACATCGAGCTGGCATTCACAAACCAGACTTAAGCCAGCCTTTAGGAGTGATACATCGTGCTGGCATCCATAAACCAGACTTAAGCCGGCCTTTAGGAGTGATACATCGAGCTGGCATCCATAAACCAGACTTAAGCCGGCCTTTAGGAGTGATACATCGAGCTGGCATCCATAAACCAGACTTAAGCCAGCCTTTAGGAGTGATACATCGTGCTGGCATCCATAAACCAGATTTAAGCCAGCCTTCAGGAGTGATACATCGAGCTGGCATCCAAAAACCAGACTTAAGCCAGCCTTTAGGAGTGATACATCGAGCTGGCATCCATAAACCAGACTTAAGCCAGCCTTTAGGAGTGATACATCGAGCTGGCATCCATAAACCAGACTTAAGCCAGCCTTTAGGAGTGATACATCGTGCTGGCATCCATAAACCAGACTTAAGCCAGCCTTCAGGAGTGATACATCGAGCTGGCATCCAAAAACCAGACTTAAGCCAGCCTTTAGGAGTGATACATCGAGCTGGCATCCATAAACCAGACTTAAGCCGGCCTTTAGGAGTGATACATCGAGCTGGCATCCATAAACCAGACTTAAGCCGGCCTTTAGGAGTCATACATCGAGCTGGCATCCATAAACCAGACTTAAGCCAGCCTTTAGGAGTGATACACCAAGCTGGCTTTCACAAACCCGAATTCAACCCCATGCTCTCCATTCACAGATTAGACAAATTAACCTTTAGGAATGACACACCAATTAGGCTTTAA